One window of Trifolium pratense cultivar HEN17-A07 linkage group LG5, ARS_RC_1.1, whole genome shotgun sequence genomic DNA carries:
- the LOC123886388 gene encoding uncharacterized protein LOC123886388 has product MDRIFGLCNNENSDTVGRVTMLLWSIWHNRNDKVWNDNVQMSSQIGRHAFDAWNDWYSVHKLQYEFTTIPNPGWVKCNVDVAFVTGSGKTSMGLCFRNSNGQFMAGVTQCQQSVISTLEGEAWALLLAMKEANHRGFNRVQFESDSKVLVDAIHMRRRGNSEFFSILLFLCRLF; this is encoded by the exons ATGGATCGTATATTCGGTTTGTGCAACAACGAGAATAGTGATACTGTTGGAAGAGTGACTATGTTACTTTGGAGCATTTGGCACAATCGTAATGATAAAGTTTGGAATGACAATGTCCAGATGTCGAGCCAAATCGGAAGGCATGCCTTTGATGCTTGGAATGATTGGTACTCAGTTCATAAACTACAGT acgaattcacaacaatacCAAATCCAGGTTGGGTAAAATGCAACGTTGATGTTGCTTTTGTTACTGGCTCTGGGAAAACCTCGATGGGATTGTGTTTTCGTAATAGTAATGGACAGTTCATGGCTGGTGTGACACAATGTCAGCAGTCTGTGATCTCAACTTTAGAGGGAGAAGCATGGGCATTACTTTTAGCTATGAAAGAAGCTAATCATAGAGGATTCAAtcgagttcaatttgaaagtgattcgaaggtgttggttgatgctattcaCATGAGGCGTAGAGGCAATTCTGAGTTCTTTtcaatattgttatttttatgtcgTCTTTtctaa